A part of Nostoc sp. KVJ3 genomic DNA contains:
- a CDS encoding DEAD/DEAH box helicase has protein sequence MLPHPLQQARDYTVAVNKMLEKDSLLVQQEGKYQGKLIIPYGYGVVFTNISRKDFEQSELPAVFESHLVICKDEMYEKVDVGEFQQRLWDLSAYQFGKTLTPHQIDRIRWHIFPELRISAKQLSLFELDTEATEESPQLQIPDILKIMDLQQEQLARSLGDGHRVIHGVAGSGKTMILAYRCQHLAQVSNKPILVLCFNVSLAAKLRQTIQDKNKVSRIKVRHFHGWCMDLLKKYDIPRPDSREYQGDAYVEELVQRVITAVDAKLIPAGTYGAVMLDEGHDFKPEWLKLIAQMVNPETNSLLILYDDAQNLYGEKRDKKFSFKSVGIQAQGRTTIFKLNYRNTAQVLGVAYEFAKEVMQPTETQDDDQQILVEPASAGRQGPKPDLIRLPSFKHEVDYLAQRVQQLHERDIPWNEIAIIYRSNFMGDRIYNDLQQAQIPIEWVNADSDSRNYHPAEQSIKLMTMHSSKGLEFPVVLIPGVGYM, from the coding sequence TTGCTCCCGCACCCACTACAACAAGCCAGAGACTATACCGTAGCAGTCAACAAGATGCTAGAAAAAGATTCTCTTTTGGTGCAGCAAGAAGGTAAATATCAAGGCAAGCTGATTATCCCCTACGGTTACGGCGTGGTTTTTACTAACATCAGCCGCAAAGATTTTGAGCAAAGCGAACTACCCGCAGTGTTTGAGTCACACTTAGTTATCTGCAAAGATGAGATGTATGAAAAGGTTGATGTAGGGGAATTTCAGCAACGACTTTGGGATTTATCTGCATATCAATTTGGTAAAACCCTCACTCCTCACCAAATAGATAGAATCCGTTGGCATATCTTCCCAGAATTACGCATTAGTGCCAAACAGTTATCTTTGTTTGAGTTAGACACCGAGGCCACTGAAGAATCACCGCAGTTGCAAATCCCCGACATTCTCAAAATTATGGATTTGCAGCAAGAGCAGTTGGCACGAAGTTTAGGTGATGGACATCGGGTAATTCATGGCGTGGCTGGTTCCGGGAAAACCATGATTTTAGCCTACCGTTGTCAGCATCTTGCTCAAGTCAGTAATAAACCCATTTTAGTGCTGTGTTTCAATGTTTCTCTTGCTGCCAAACTACGGCAGACTATTCAAGATAAAAACAAAGTCAGTCGCATTAAGGTGCGACACTTTCATGGCTGGTGCATGGATTTACTCAAAAAATATGACATCCCTAGACCCGACTCTAGAGAGTATCAAGGTGATGCTTATGTAGAAGAACTCGTTCAAAGAGTAATTACCGCCGTTGATGCCAAATTAATACCGGCTGGCACTTATGGCGCTGTGATGCTCGATGAGGGACACGACTTTAAACCAGAGTGGCTCAAATTAATTGCCCAAATGGTCAACCCCGAAACCAATTCCCTGCTTATTCTCTATGACGATGCCCAAAACCTCTACGGTGAAAAGCGCGACAAGAAATTTAGCTTTAAGAGTGTAGGCATTCAGGCACAGGGACGCACAACTATTTTTAAACTCAACTACCGCAACACTGCTCAAGTATTGGGGGTAGCCTATGAATTTGCTAAAGAAGTAATGCAACCCACCGAAACCCAGGATGATGACCAACAAATATTGGTAGAACCTGCTAGTGCAGGACGGCAAGGCCCCAAACCAGACCTGATCCGTTTACCCAGTTTTAAACACGAGGTAGATTACTTAGCCCAGAGAGTACAACAATTACACGAGCGAGATATCCCCTGGAACGAAATAGCAATTATCTATCGCTCCAACTTTATGGGCGATCGCATCTACAACGACTTGCAACAAGCCCAAATACCAATAGAGTGGGTAAACGCCGACAGTGACAGCCGCAACTATCACCCAGCCGAACAAAGCATTAAACTCATGACTATGCACTCCAGCAAAGGGCTAGAGTTCCCAGTGGTGTTGATTCCTGGTGTTGGTTATATGTAA
- a CDS encoding ISLre2 family transposase, protein MEKNIYATLDLSKSLSDFSLEVIKSLELTNINEWNGQIFKQREEKIREVALILAGQCIAILLYNLSQSQLANQTAIIQTRNCEDGKTQRHGYRKWQILTVGNVLVTLKLPYMVRKKSKAKTKSKIYNQGCCPFLKWLGLSEGLTPAVWTTIAQYGAIASSFEASHTILISWGINISLKRIERLTYKFGQIGIDLRQAKISNLQQGKLLDGNILKDQRVVIAVDGGRSRIRINKKGRKNPKTNKHGFIGEWVEPKLVTIYVVDEQGKKVKTKDIPIINDGTYEDYKGFLPILEMHLISLGISQAKQVLLIADGAGWIWKHIPPLLKKLKSPNATYQLFDFYHVTERLHKFADVAFNDDKERNNWFKKARRTLKKSNAMTIIRQMDEFIFEATGERCKTMVVQRNYLLRAYRERRLNYAKILDQKLPIGSGAIESLIRQVVNLRIKGNSKFWLKENAEIILHLRCQWIAGSWDNFCGSIFNSFIKSQTA, encoded by the coding sequence ATGGAAAAAAATATATATGCAACGTTAGATTTAAGTAAATCATTATCAGATTTTTCTTTGGAAGTTATAAAATCTTTAGAATTGACGAATATCAATGAATGGAATGGGCAAATTTTTAAACAGAGAGAAGAAAAGATTAGAGAAGTTGCACTTATTTTAGCTGGTCAATGTATTGCCATCTTGTTGTATAATCTTTCCCAATCTCAGTTAGCTAATCAAACTGCGATTATTCAAACAAGAAATTGTGAGGATGGCAAGACGCAAAGACACGGTTATAGAAAATGGCAGATATTAACAGTTGGGAATGTTTTAGTTACTCTAAAACTACCATATATGGTAAGAAAAAAGTCAAAAGCAAAGACCAAAAGTAAAATTTACAATCAAGGATGTTGTCCCTTTTTAAAATGGTTGGGTTTGTCAGAAGGTTTGACCCCTGCTGTTTGGACAACTATAGCTCAATATGGCGCGATTGCTAGTTCCTTTGAAGCTTCACATACAATTCTCATCAGTTGGGGAATTAATATTAGTTTAAAACGGATTGAGCGATTAACATATAAATTTGGCCAAATTGGCATTGATTTACGTCAAGCTAAAATATCTAACTTGCAGCAAGGTAAATTACTTGATGGAAATATACTTAAAGACCAGAGAGTTGTAATTGCTGTAGATGGTGGCAGGAGTAGAATTAGGATTAATAAAAAAGGTAGAAAAAATCCCAAAACAAACAAGCATGGCTTTATAGGAGAATGGGTTGAGCCAAAATTAGTAACAATTTATGTGGTTGATGAACAGGGAAAAAAAGTAAAAACTAAGGACATCCCTATTATCAACGATGGTACGTATGAAGATTATAAGGGATTTTTACCAATATTAGAAATGCATCTGATTAGTTTAGGAATTAGTCAAGCAAAACAAGTTTTATTAATTGCTGACGGTGCTGGATGGATTTGGAAACATATCCCTCCCCTTTTAAAGAAATTGAAATCTCCCAATGCCACTTATCAATTATTTGATTTTTACCATGTTACTGAGCGACTACATAAATTTGCTGATGTAGCTTTTAATGATGATAAAGAGCGGAATAATTGGTTTAAAAAAGCACGGAGAACTTTAAAAAAAAGTAATGCAATGACCATAATTAGGCAGATGGATGAATTTATCTTTGAAGCTACGGGAGAACGTTGTAAAACGATGGTAGTACAGAGAAATTATCTTTTACGTGCTTATCGTGAAAGGCGTTTAAATTACGCTAAGATACTAGACCAAAAACTACCAATAGGTAGTGGGGCAATTGAGAGTTTAATCCGTCAAGTTGTCAACTTAAGAATCAAGGGTAACAGTAAATTTTGGTTGAAAGAAAATGCAGAAATTATCTTACATCTGCGTTGTCAATGGATAGCTGGAAGTTGGGATAATTTTTGTGGTTCTATCTTTAATTCCTTTATCAAATCCCAAACTGCTTGA
- a CDS encoding ExeA family protein, giving the protein MLTEVMEHFRLIKEFPKAGYYETDHQKQMFKDIKSAIHSGKLVAITGIIGCGKTTTLRRLFEVLEKEGKILVSKSLSVDKDRATLPTLIAALFYDLSTDKEIKIPKDGEKRERELRDLIRKGKKPVALFVDEAHDLHYSTLTGLKRLIEVVEDGGGTLSVVLAGHPKLKNDLRRPTMEEIGYRATVFSLEGIVGSQREYIEWLVSKCIVEDTQISDILSAEAIELLAMRLRTPLQIEQHLTLAFEAAYLFGEKPVTTAIIESVLSKQIDDLEPTLTRHGYDVRSLAEQFNAKPAEIKLLFRGQLDPARSRELQEQMLAAGLPL; this is encoded by the coding sequence ATGCTCACTGAAGTCATGGAACACTTTCGTTTGATTAAGGAGTTTCCCAAGGCTGGGTACTACGAGACAGACCACCAAAAACAAATGTTTAAGGATATTAAATCCGCCATCCATTCCGGGAAGTTAGTTGCCATAACTGGAATTATCGGGTGCGGGAAGACGACTACTTTACGACGTTTGTTTGAGGTTTTAGAAAAAGAAGGTAAGATTCTAGTCTCAAAGTCCCTTTCTGTGGATAAAGACCGAGCGACGCTACCAACACTAATTGCTGCCTTATTCTACGATTTATCCACAGATAAAGAAATTAAAATCCCAAAAGACGGCGAAAAACGAGAACGGGAACTGCGCGACCTGATTAGAAAAGGTAAAAAGCCCGTGGCGCTGTTTGTGGATGAGGCTCACGACTTACATTACAGTACTTTGACGGGACTCAAACGTTTAATTGAGGTAGTTGAAGATGGTGGTGGCACACTTTCAGTGGTATTAGCTGGTCATCCCAAACTGAAAAATGATTTACGCCGTCCAACTATGGAAGAAATTGGATATCGAGCAACGGTCTTCTCTTTGGAGGGTATTGTTGGTAGCCAGCGAGAATATATTGAATGGTTAGTATCTAAATGCATTGTTGAAGATACTCAAATAAGTGATATCTTGTCGGCGGAAGCCATTGAGCTACTTGCCATGCGCTTGAGGACACCACTGCAAATCGAGCAACATTTGACACTCGCTTTCGAGGCTGCATACCTCTTTGGGGAAAAACCTGTTACTACGGCGATTATTGAATCCGTTTTATCTAAGCAAATTGACGACTTAGAACCCACCTTAACCCGTCATGGTTATGACGTGAGGAGCTTGGCAGAACAGTTTAATGCTAAACCTGCTGAAATTAAATTGCTGTTTCGCGGACAACTTGACCCAGCGCGATCGCGTGAGTTGCAGGAACAAATGCTGGCGGCGGGGCTGCCGCTCTGA
- a CDS encoding NF041680 family putative transposase — translation MKRARLEEFRQAVYKYLGRAHDATFELTDAILLTRNVYCLAELSLSPVFRRKWPSIYEALQDSRPQRQKLMQLYIKQIPAEGRPLLAGDHTNWSRPDAVRLQERTYEHSGTSIAGNKPITIGQGYSTIAWIPENEGSWALPLRHERITSAESPIGKAIWQLKQVCKYLPTRPISVWDSEYGCAPFILKTANIPADILVRLRSNLCLWGEPKAYSGKGRPKKHGDKFKLNEPTTWNEATSVLEINDPKLGRVRVSLWKDLHFRQAATRPMLIIRVERLDAQGNMRVSKPLWLAWVGEEMPPLEEVWCLYLRRFTIDHWYRFLKQRLHWTVPNFGTPKQSERWSDLMPLMTWELWLARDIVTDNPLPWQKSLDKLTPGRVAQAIGGVFAAIGTPTSAPKPRGKSPGWQQGKKRHRKNRCPIVKKTVARPPKEPSVAV, via the coding sequence GCTAACTAGAAATGTTTATTGCCTAGCAGAATTGTCCCTATCGCCAGTATTTAGAAGGAAGTGGCCAAGTATCTATGAGGCACTACAAGATAGTAGGCCACAGCGACAGAAATTGATGCAGCTATATATCAAACAAATCCCCGCAGAGGGACGACCATTGTTAGCAGGAGATCACACAAACTGGTCACGCCCAGATGCCGTCAGGTTGCAAGAGCGAACTTATGAGCATAGTGGCACATCCATAGCAGGAAATAAACCGATTACCATTGGTCAAGGATATAGCACAATTGCCTGGATACCTGAAAATGAGGGAAGTTGGGCATTACCATTAAGACATGAACGGATCACAAGTGCCGAAAGTCCTATTGGGAAAGCAATTTGGCAACTCAAACAGGTGTGTAAATATTTGCCTACCAGACCGATTTCAGTTTGGGATAGTGAATATGGTTGTGCGCCTTTTATCTTAAAAACTGCGAATATTCCAGCAGATATTCTCGTTCGGTTGCGTTCAAATCTGTGTTTATGGGGTGAACCAAAAGCTTATTCGGGAAAGGGGCGACCTAAAAAGCATGGTGATAAATTTAAACTGAATGAGCCCACAACATGGAATGAAGCAACATCTGTATTAGAAATAAATGACCCAAAATTAGGACGTGTGCGTGTGAGCTTGTGGAAAGATTTACACTTCCGTCAGGCTGCTACACGTCCAATGTTAATCATCAGAGTTGAACGTCTGGACGCGCAAGGTAACATGAGAGTGTCCAAACCTTTGTGGTTGGCTTGGGTAGGAGAAGAAATGCCACCCTTAGAAGAAGTTTGGTGTCTTTACTTGCGTCGCTTTACCATTGACCACTGGTATCGCTTTTTGAAGCAGCGTCTACATTGGACTGTACCAAACTTTGGTACTCCTAAGCAAAGTGAACGGTGGAGTGACCTCATGCCTCTGATGACTTGGGAATTGTGGTTAGCCCGCGATATCGTTACTGACAATCCTTTACCTTGGCAGAAGTCTCTAGATAAATTGACCCCTGGAAGAGTTGCTCAAGCTATAGGTGGAGTTTTTGCGGCCATTGGTACTCCCACCTCTGCACCCAAACCTCGCGGAAAGTCTCCCGGTTGGCAACAAGGAAAGAAGCGTCACCGTAAAAACCGATGTCCCATTGTTAAAAAAACAGTAGCACGACCACCTAAAGAACCATCTGTTGCTGTTTAA
- a CDS encoding aspartyl protease, which yields MIAGRFGDNGELFFEIQLVAEEGEQFEVEALFDTGFTTGWLSINSQDLEALDWSIIIPKIEMRTAQGVEYFDLYEGRVIVDDKEFIIPVHVGEELPDTLMGSLWLDIMQLVVNKPKGILTGSNAIL from the coding sequence ATGATCGCGGGCAGATTTGGTGACAATGGGGAGTTGTTCTTTGAAATACAACTGGTTGCAGAAGAAGGCGAGCAATTTGAAGTTGAAGCGCTGTTTGATACAGGATTTACAACAGGGTGGTTGTCAATTAATTCTCAAGACTTGGAAGCTCTTGATTGGTCAATAATTATTCCTAAAATTGAGATGCGGACAGCTCAAGGGGTAGAGTATTTTGACTTATATGAAGGGAGAGTAATTGTTGATGACAAAGAATTTATTATTCCCGTTCATGTTGGGGAGGAACTACCTGATACTTTAATGGGTTCGCTGTGGTTAGATATCATGCAGCTGGTTGTGAATAAACCGAAAGGGATTTTGACAGGGAGCAATGCGATTTTGTGA
- a CDS encoding recombinase family protein, with protein MLIGYARISTDDQNLNLQMDALQLAGCEKIYSDRISGAKAARPGLSLALEVARTGDVLVVWRLDRLGRSLKDLIETMETLGQRGIGLSSLQESITTTNNSGRLIFHLFGALAEFERNLIRERTTAGLIAARKRGHRGGRPKALDPAKRQLAVKLYTEKQHTIIEICKLMGISKPTLYNYIAEIKT; from the coding sequence ATGTTGATAGGCTATGCCCGAATTTCAACAGATGACCAAAATCTGAACCTGCAAATGGATGCTTTGCAGCTTGCTGGTTGCGAGAAAATTTACTCCGACCGTATAAGCGGTGCAAAAGCAGCAAGACCTGGACTCTCTCTAGCATTGGAGGTAGCACGAACTGGTGATGTTTTGGTGGTATGGCGGCTCGACCGCCTGGGAAGGTCGCTCAAAGACCTGATTGAAACGATGGAAACTTTAGGCCAGCGAGGAATTGGGCTTTCTAGTTTACAAGAATCCATTACTACCACAAACAACAGTGGTAGGTTGATTTTCCATTTATTTGGCGCATTGGCGGAATTTGAACGCAACCTAATCCGCGAACGCACAACTGCTGGACTAATCGCAGCGCGTAAGCGCGGTCACAGGGGAGGAAGACCAAAAGCCCTTGACCCAGCTAAACGTCAATTAGCAGTAAAGCTTTATACCGAAAAACAACACACCATTATTGAAATATGTAAGTTGATGGGAATTTCCAAACCAACGCTCTACAACTACATTGCAGAGATAAAGACCTAA
- a CDS encoding IS481 family transposase has protein sequence MPTEALINLRHRLDGLPSRCQERRILIEETAALYGVSTDTLYRALRNSSRPKSINRSDSGTPRKLSLSEMERYCEVIAAMKIRTSNKKGRHVSTVRAIELLEEFGMDTPDGFVQPPKGALTRSTVNYYLKTWGYDTERMTRQPPAVRFQANHSNECWHFDLSPSDLKHVKQPSWVEPGKGNPLLMLYSIVDDRSGVCYQEYHCVYGEDVEAALRFLFNAMTVKTTDGFPFHGIPEMIYTDNGPIAKSHVFQNVMDCLRINLVTHMPAGKDGRRVTARSKGKVERPFRTVKEAHETLYHFHEPESDVEANLWLRQYLLHYNDKPHRIEPHSRIEDWLRNIPKSGLRSMCSWERFCNFAREPQRRKVGSDARVSIEGVAYEVEPDLAGETVVLWWGLFDNELYVEFSDRRYGPFYPVDGPIPLHRYRKHKKTKTEERADKIADLAKKLGLPRTALDKNADLQFLVDKYKELTPTITPFNDPDPYQEFTYPTVLFAKRAISDYLAKPLAKLSTEQLAFIDALLAETLNKKAIIERVRQYFHSNKGGEHNAH, from the coding sequence ATCCCGACAGAGGCGCTCATCAATTTACGCCACCGCCTCGACGGTTTGCCTAGTCGTTGCCAAGAGCGTCGAATTCTCATTGAAGAAACAGCTGCACTGTATGGAGTGTCAACTGATACGTTATATCGGGCGTTGCGTAATTCATCACGTCCAAAATCTATAAACCGCTCAGATAGCGGGACACCCAGAAAGCTTTCACTCTCAGAAATGGAACGTTACTGCGAGGTCATCGCGGCGATGAAAATCCGTACCAGTAACAAAAAAGGGCGACATGTCTCCACAGTACGGGCGATTGAACTGTTGGAAGAATTTGGGATGGATACACCTGATGGTTTTGTCCAACCGCCTAAAGGCGCACTGACCAGAAGTACTGTTAATTATTACTTGAAAACCTGGGGATACGACACTGAACGTATGACTAGGCAACCGCCTGCGGTGCGTTTTCAGGCGAATCACAGCAATGAATGTTGGCATTTCGACCTCAGCCCATCCGATTTGAAACACGTAAAACAGCCATCATGGGTGGAACCGGGTAAGGGTAATCCACTACTGATGCTGTACAGCATTGTTGATGACCGTAGTGGCGTATGTTACCAGGAATATCACTGTGTTTATGGGGAGGATGTTGAAGCTGCATTACGTTTCTTATTTAATGCGATGACGGTGAAAACAACTGACGGATTTCCCTTTCATGGGATTCCAGAAATGATTTACACCGACAACGGACCAATTGCTAAAAGCCACGTATTTCAAAACGTGATGGATTGCCTAAGAATCAATCTTGTCACCCACATGCCTGCGGGTAAAGATGGTCGTCGGGTAACAGCTCGCTCTAAGGGTAAAGTGGAAAGACCGTTTCGGACGGTCAAAGAAGCTCACGAGACTCTGTATCACTTTCATGAACCGGAAAGCGACGTTGAAGCTAACTTGTGGTTACGCCAGTATTTGTTGCATTACAACGACAAACCACACCGCATAGAACCACATTCGCGGATAGAAGATTGGTTGCGAAATATACCCAAGTCTGGTTTACGTTCAATGTGTAGTTGGGAGCGATTCTGTAACTTTGCCCGCGAACCGCAACGTAGAAAGGTTGGTTCAGATGCCAGAGTATCAATTGAGGGCGTAGCTTACGAGGTAGAGCCAGACTTGGCAGGTGAAACCGTAGTCCTTTGGTGGGGTTTATTTGACAACGAGCTATACGTTGAGTTTAGCGATCGCCGTTACGGGCCATTTTACCCAGTTGATGGACCCATCCCACTACATCGCTATCGCAAACACAAGAAAACCAAAACCGAAGAACGGGCAGATAAAATTGCCGATTTAGCTAAAAAGTTGGGCTTGCCACGGACAGCTTTAGACAAAAACGCGGATCTACAATTTCTGGTGGATAAGTACAAGGAACTTACGCCAACCATCACACCTTTTAATGACCCCGACCCATACCAAGAATTTACTTATCCCACTGTACTGTTTGCTAAGAGGGCGATTTCCGATTATCTGGCTAAACCTTTGGCTAAATTGTCTACCGAACAGTTGGCATTCATTGATGCACTGTTAGCTGAAACTTTGAATAAAAAAGCGATTATTGAACGAGTGCGGCAATATTTCCACTCAAATAAAGGAGGGGAACACAATGCTCACTGA
- a CDS encoding alpha/beta hydrolase, protein MPCFAAEKIIFRYGVFEESLPVADLRKYAQKQEVSSDLQFFLKFFSREEQFEFHQALQVKASLDIGALDKLLNTELAKEILSAVSQGIARRDQAGVQALDAAVIIGANSQEGLGIISFLEAYPSQRLVINVPAVFKIASKLNLSPIEIPPKDNLSSTPLWQLEVQYQQFATQGKQFQACLFGDSVTAEMGNTLGKGTFNFALNGISGISLVEQLKLLIPTKIKCEKAVIAIGGNDAWYGLSDSLFANKLQDSISLVRSLGSNQIFLIPAFYSTVTASKDPSISATNLRVEQINTVMNQVAIKNHIPLELQEVQSLNENQALKDDLSSEDGAHLNNEGINIYRQALLKILGK, encoded by the coding sequence ATGCCCTGTTTTGCGGCTGAGAAAATTATTTTTCGCTATGGTGTATTTGAAGAATCCCTACCTGTTGCTGATTTACGTAAGTATGCACAAAAGCAAGAAGTTTCTTCTGATTTGCAATTTTTTCTCAAATTTTTCAGTCGGGAAGAACAATTTGAGTTTCATCAGGCGCTACAAGTAAAAGCATCTCTTGATATTGGGGCTTTGGATAAGCTGTTAAATACAGAACTAGCTAAAGAAATTCTATCTGCGGTTTCCCAAGGTATCGCCCGTCGTGACCAAGCCGGGGTACAAGCACTAGACGCGGCTGTGATCATCGGGGCGAATTCTCAAGAGGGTTTGGGGATCATCAGCTTTCTTGAAGCATATCCTAGTCAAAGACTAGTTATTAATGTTCCAGCAGTGTTCAAAATAGCAAGTAAGTTAAATCTATCTCCTATTGAAATACCACCTAAAGATAACTTAAGTTCTACACCTTTATGGCAACTTGAAGTTCAATATCAGCAATTTGCTACTCAAGGAAAGCAATTCCAGGCTTGCTTGTTTGGGGATTCTGTAACTGCCGAAATGGGTAATACTCTGGGGAAAGGTACTTTTAATTTTGCCTTAAATGGGATAAGCGGGATTTCACTTGTTGAACAACTAAAACTTCTCATTCCAACTAAAATTAAATGCGAAAAAGCTGTGATTGCGATTGGAGGGAATGATGCCTGGTATGGATTAAGTGATTCCTTATTTGCGAACAAACTCCAAGATTCAATTTCCTTAGTGCGAAGCCTTGGGAGTAATCAAATATTCTTAATTCCCGCTTTTTACTCAACAGTTACCGCTAGTAAAGATCCAAGTATTTCCGCAACAAATCTTCGGGTAGAGCAAATCAATACTGTGATGAATCAAGTTGCAATTAAAAATCATATACCATTGGAACTACAAGAGGTTCAATCATTAAATGAGAATCAGGCTTTGAAAGATGATTTAAGTTCAGAAGATGGCGCTCATTTAAATAATGAGGGAATAAATATTTATCGGCAGGCTTTATTAAAGATTCTAGGTAAATAA
- a CDS encoding 3'-5' exonuclease — MPHQYNTPEEEARLLYVAMTRAIEQLILTCDRSSEFTTRLEAVLGKVI, encoded by the coding sequence ATGCCCCATCAATACAACACACCAGAAGAAGAAGCACGACTATTGTATGTTGCAATGACACGGGCAATTGAGCAGTTGATTCTGACTTGCGATCGCTCCTCAGAATTTACCACTCGTTTGGAGGCAGTATTAGGTAAAGTAATTTGA